A stretch of the Lactuca sativa cultivar Salinas chromosome 9, Lsat_Salinas_v11, whole genome shotgun sequence genome encodes the following:
- the LOC111920515 gene encoding blue-light photoreceptor PHR2 isoform X1 → MDPKQQDSENPDAQTPSDHQSHLPILPFTSITLSLPKLLPTHFISPPKNLKIPATVKIPTQISSLFNLSLTSTPLPPTKSILKSTVSANPLQNPLALNPHRPSDPSNAAGLRRASIVWFRNDLRVHDNESLTSANNESISVLPVYCFDPRDFGKSSSGFDKTGPHRASFLIESVSDLRKNLQARGSDLIVRIGKPETILAELVKEIGAEAVYAHREVSNDDVKGESKIETALKDEGVEIKYFWGSTLYHIEDLPFKLEEMPTNYGGFRDKVKGIKVRKTIEAVDQLKGLPSGGDVEAGEIPSLVDLGMNPTATMSQVKPVVNAPVVGGETEAMKRLKQFAAECEAQPPKETKDGSNDSSSSSIYGANFSCKISPWLAMGCVSPRSMFDELKKSASSSRRVSSGSNGDGGMNWLMYELLWRDFFRFITRKYSSSKQQKIAPVTVTV, encoded by the exons ATGGATCCTAAACAACAAGATTCAGAAAACCCAGATGCACAAACACCGTCAGACCATCAATCTCACCTTCCCATTCTTCCTTTCACATCCATTACACTTTCTCTCCCTAAACTCCTTCCCACCCACTTCATCTCTCCACCCAAAAATCTCAAAATCCCTGCCACCGTCAAAATTCCTACTCAAATCTCTTCCCTTTTCAACCTTTCTCTTACCTCTACTCCCCTCCCCCCTACCAAATCCATATTGAAATCAACCGTCTCTGCAAACCCTCTTCAAAACCCGTTAGCTTTAAACCCACACCGCCCCTCTGACCCATCGAACGCCGCTGGTCTCCGCCGTGCCTCCATTGTCTGGTTCCGTAACGATCTCCGTGTTCATGATAATGAATCTTTGACTTCCGCCAACAATGAATCCATTTCCGTTCTACCAGTCTACTGTTTTGATCCTAGAGATTTCGGGAAATCCTCATCTGGGTTCGATAAAACTGGACCTCATCGTGCATCTTTCTTGATCGAATCAGTTTCTGATTTAAGAAAGAATCTTCAGGCAAGAGGGTCGGATCTTATAGTCCGAATTGGAAAGCCCGAAACTATTTTAGCGGAATTGGTGAAGGAAATTGGGGCAGAGGCAGTGTATGCTCATAGGGAAGTGTCTAATGATGACGTTAAAGGTGAATCAAAGATTGAGACTGCATTGAAAGATGAAGGGGTGGAGATTAAGTACTTTTGGGGGAGCACATTGTATCATATCGAAGATTTACCATTTAAATTGGAAGAAATGCCAACAAATTATGGTGGATTTAGGGATAAAGTGAAGGGTATAAAGGTAAGGAAGACCATTGAGGCTGTTGATCAACTGAAAGGATTGCCATCTGGTGGTGATGTCGAGGCTGGTGAGATTCCATCTCTGGTTGATTTGGGTATGAATCCTACCGCTACTATGAGTCAG GTGAAACCTGTTGTAAATGCTCCTGTTGTTGGAGGTGAGACTGAAGCAATGAAGAGGCTTAAACAGTTTGCAGCGGAATGTGAAGCACAGCCTCCAAAAGAAACAAAAGATGGAAGTAATgatagcagcagcagcagcataTATGGTGCAAATTTCTCCTGCAAAATCTCCCCATGGCTTGCAATGGGATGTGTTTCTCCTCGTTCCATGTTTGATGAGTTGAAGAAGTCTGCTTCCAGTTCCAG AAGGGTTTCTTCTGGCTCAAATGGTGATGGTGGGATGAATTGGTTGATGTATGAGCTCCTATGGAGGGACTTTTTCAG ATTCATTACCAGGAAATACAGTTCGTCGAAACAACAGAAAATTGCTCCAGTGACAGTCACCGTGTAG
- the LOC111920515 gene encoding blue-light photoreceptor PHR2 isoform X2, giving the protein MDPKQQDSENPDAQTPSDHQSHLPILPFTSITLSLPKLLPTHFISPPKNLKIPATVKIPTQISSLFNLSLTSTPLPPTKSILKSTVSANPLQNPLALNPHRPSDPSNAAGLRRASIVWFRNDLRVHDNESLTSANNESISVLPVYCFDPRDFGKSSSGFDKTGPHRASFLIESVSDLRKNLQARGSDLIVRIGKPETILAELVKEIGAEAVYAHREVSNDDVKGESKIETALKDEGVEIKYFWGSTLYHIEDLPFKLEEMPTNYGGFRDKVKGIKVRKTIEAVDQLKGLPSGGDVEAGEIPSLVDLGMNPTATMSQVKPVVNAPVVGGETEAMKRLKQFAAECEAQPPKETKDGSNDSSSSSIYGANFSCKISPWLAMGCVSPRSMFDELKKSASSSRVSSGSNGDGGMNWLMYELLWRDFFRFITRKYSSSKQQKIAPVTVTV; this is encoded by the exons ATGGATCCTAAACAACAAGATTCAGAAAACCCAGATGCACAAACACCGTCAGACCATCAATCTCACCTTCCCATTCTTCCTTTCACATCCATTACACTTTCTCTCCCTAAACTCCTTCCCACCCACTTCATCTCTCCACCCAAAAATCTCAAAATCCCTGCCACCGTCAAAATTCCTACTCAAATCTCTTCCCTTTTCAACCTTTCTCTTACCTCTACTCCCCTCCCCCCTACCAAATCCATATTGAAATCAACCGTCTCTGCAAACCCTCTTCAAAACCCGTTAGCTTTAAACCCACACCGCCCCTCTGACCCATCGAACGCCGCTGGTCTCCGCCGTGCCTCCATTGTCTGGTTCCGTAACGATCTCCGTGTTCATGATAATGAATCTTTGACTTCCGCCAACAATGAATCCATTTCCGTTCTACCAGTCTACTGTTTTGATCCTAGAGATTTCGGGAAATCCTCATCTGGGTTCGATAAAACTGGACCTCATCGTGCATCTTTCTTGATCGAATCAGTTTCTGATTTAAGAAAGAATCTTCAGGCAAGAGGGTCGGATCTTATAGTCCGAATTGGAAAGCCCGAAACTATTTTAGCGGAATTGGTGAAGGAAATTGGGGCAGAGGCAGTGTATGCTCATAGGGAAGTGTCTAATGATGACGTTAAAGGTGAATCAAAGATTGAGACTGCATTGAAAGATGAAGGGGTGGAGATTAAGTACTTTTGGGGGAGCACATTGTATCATATCGAAGATTTACCATTTAAATTGGAAGAAATGCCAACAAATTATGGTGGATTTAGGGATAAAGTGAAGGGTATAAAGGTAAGGAAGACCATTGAGGCTGTTGATCAACTGAAAGGATTGCCATCTGGTGGTGATGTCGAGGCTGGTGAGATTCCATCTCTGGTTGATTTGGGTATGAATCCTACCGCTACTATGAGTCAG GTGAAACCTGTTGTAAATGCTCCTGTTGTTGGAGGTGAGACTGAAGCAATGAAGAGGCTTAAACAGTTTGCAGCGGAATGTGAAGCACAGCCTCCAAAAGAAACAAAAGATGGAAGTAATgatagcagcagcagcagcataTATGGTGCAAATTTCTCCTGCAAAATCTCCCCATGGCTTGCAATGGGATGTGTTTCTCCTCGTTCCATGTTTGATGAGTTGAAGAAGTCTGCTTCCAGTTCCAG GGTTTCTTCTGGCTCAAATGGTGATGGTGGGATGAATTGGTTGATGTATGAGCTCCTATGGAGGGACTTTTTCAG ATTCATTACCAGGAAATACAGTTCGTCGAAACAACAGAAAATTGCTCCAGTGACAGTCACCGTGTAG
- the LOC111920516 gene encoding 60S ribosomal protein L22-2: MSRAGGAGAKGGKKKSATFVIDCGKPVEDKIMEIASLEKFLQERIKVGGKAGNLGDSVTISREKNKISVTSDSNFSKRYLKYLTKKYLKKHNVRDWLRVIASNKDRNVYELRYFNIAENEGEEED; this comes from the exons atgagtcgaGCAGGAGGTGCCGGAGCAAAGGGGGGAAAGAAGAAGTCAGCGACTTTTGTGATTGATTGTGGGAAGCCTGTCGAGGATAAGATTATGGAGATAGCCTCACTCGAGAAGTTCCTTCAAGAAAGAATCAAAGTCGGTGGTAAAGCTGGTAATCTCGGTGATTCAGTTACGATTTCTCGTGAGAAGAACAAGATCTCCGTCACATCAGACAGCAACTTCTCCAAAAG GTACCTGAAATATTTGACAAAGAAATACTTGAAGAAGCACAATGTGAGGGACTGGCTCCGTGTGATTGCTTCCAACAAGGACCGTAACGTATATGAGCTAAGATACTTCAACATTGCTGAGAACGAGGGTGAGGAGGAAGACTGA
- the LOC111920518 gene encoding UDP-glucuronic acid decarboxylase 2, translating to MGSELIYRGHEPHPTSDLYSPKPNKPWSAVIPPIRYMLREQRLVFVLIGIAISTFFFTLIPSSTTFSSPTISAYTSYAVSGSAQLMNPGRPAYRFNSGGKIPLGLKRKGLRIVVTGGAGFVGSHLVDRLIERGDSVIVVDNFFTGNKENVMHHFGNPRFELIRHDVVEPLLLEVDQIYHLACPASPVHYKYNPVKTIKTNVVGTLNMLGLAKRVGARFLLTSTSEVYGDPLQHPQVETYWGNVNPIGVRSCYDEGKRTAETLTMDYHRGAGVEVRIARIFNTYGPRMCIDDGRVVSNFVAQALRKEPMTVYGDGKQTRSFQFVSDLVEGLMRLMEGEHVGPFNLGNPGEFTMLELAQVVQETIDPDAKIEFRPNTEDDPHKRKPDITKAKDLLGWEPKVALRKGLPMMVSDFRQRIFGDHNKDQAATA from the exons ATGGGATCTGAACTGATTTACAGAGGCCACGAACCCCATCCCACTTCAGATCTATACTCTCCAAAGCCTAATAAACCATGGTCCGCCGTGATTCCGCCGATTCGTTACATGCTTCGTGAACAACGTCTCGTCTTCGTGCTCATCGGCATTGCCATATCTACCTTCTTCTTTACCCTTATTCCTTCATCCACCACCTTCTCTTCCCCCACCATCTCCGCCTACACCTCCTACGCAGTTTCCGGATCGGCTCAGTTAATGAACCCTGGAAGACCAGCTTATCGGTTTAATTCAGGTGGGAAGATCCCTTTGGGTTTGAAACGGAAGGGGTTAAGGATTGTGGTGACCGGCGGTGCAGGATTCGTCGGAAGTCATCTCGTTGACCGATTGATTGAACGAGGAGACAGTGTCATAGTCGTTGATAATTTCTTCACTGGAAATAAAGAGAACGTGATGCATCATTTTGGAAACCCTAGGTTTGAGCTCATCCGACACGACGTCGTAGAGCCGTTACTACTGGAAGTCGACCAGATCTATCACCTTGCTTGCCCTGCTTCCCCTGTTCATTACAAATACAACCCCGTGAAAACAATCA AGACGAATGTAGTGGGGACATTGAATATGCTTGGACTGGCGAAGAGAGTTGGTGCACGGTTCTTGCTAACGAGCACCAGTGAGGTGTACGGAGATCCTCTGCAACACCCTCAAGTGGAAACCTACTGGGGCAACGTCAATCCAATCG GTGTCAGAAGCTGCTATGATGAGGGAAAGCGTACTGCCGAAACACTGACCATGGATTATCACAGAGGTGCTGGCGTCgag GTTAGGATTGCGAGAATATTCAACACATATGGTCCTCGAATGTGCATTGACGATGGCCGAGTTGTGAGTAACTTCGTTGCTCAG GCGCTTAGGAAAGAACCGATGACTGTTTATGGAGATGGAAAGCAAACAAGAAGTTTTCAATTCGTTTCCGATTTG GTGGAGGGTCTAATGCGTTTGATGGAAGGTGAACATGTAGGCCCGTTTAATCTTGGAAATCCCGGTGAATTCACCATGCTTGAACTTGCTCAG GTGGTCCAGGAGACGATTGACCCTGATGCAAAAATAGAGTTCAGGCCAAACACGGAGGACGACCCACACAAGAGGAAGCCAGACATCACGAAGGCGAAAGATCTTTTGGGATGGGAGCCAAAAGTGGCACTTCGGAAAGGATTGCCGATGATGGTGTCGGATTTTAGGCAGCGGATATTTGGTGATCATAATAAGGACCAGGCTGCTACTGCTTAA